From a single Gimesia fumaroli genomic region:
- a CDS encoding DUF1559 domain-containing protein has product MNYWKISQKKKRGFTLIELLVVIAIIAILIALLLPAVQQAREAARRSTCKNNLKQIGLALHNYHDAHRVFPPAAIAPGSCYCERALGLPAGTSPQLLNHTFYQLLLPYLDLAPLYNQYDFTQSSSDHVARSDGSYCGSVGPTFIGPGQLTVAKNNYPVFLCPSDPNPTKYGNYQKSSYGRAGYTTEYSLTTTYGGNNSSLKGTLGFNGSARIGDIKDGTSNTMMIIEASLYLTSPSYGPFWNSYRHTNVLLPYSYGINKNHPGYDRPYAWGAGSHHEGGCHMLLGDGSVRFLSENVDRTAVIRALVSIKGGEVMPEF; this is encoded by the coding sequence ATGAATTATTGGAAAATTTCTCAGAAGAAAAAACGTGGATTCACATTAATCGAACTCTTAGTCGTGATCGCGATTATTGCTATTTTGATCGCATTGCTGTTACCAGCAGTGCAACAGGCAAGAGAGGCGGCGCGTCGAAGTACCTGTAAGAATAATCTAAAACAAATTGGGCTGGCTTTGCACAATTACCACGACGCGCATCGAGTCTTTCCCCCAGCGGCAATTGCGCCTGGCAGTTGTTATTGTGAACGTGCTCTTGGGCTTCCTGCGGGAACGTCTCCACAACTATTGAATCATACGTTCTATCAATTATTACTGCCTTATCTCGACTTAGCGCCATTGTATAATCAGTATGATTTTACACAGTCGTCTTCAGATCATGTGGCTCGATCTGATGGTAGTTATTGTGGTTCTGTTGGGCCAACATTTATTGGACCAGGTCAGTTAACGGTGGCAAAAAATAATTATCCTGTTTTTCTTTGTCCTTCAGATCCTAATCCTACGAAGTATGGTAATTATCAAAAATCGAGCTATGGTCGTGCTGGCTACACGACAGAATATAGCCTGACTACAACTTATGGGGGAAATAACAGTTCCCTGAAAGGGACACTGGGTTTCAATGGATCTGCTCGGATTGGTGACATTAAGGATGGAACCAGTAATACCATGATGATTATTGAAGCATCTCTCTACTTGACCAGTCCATCTTATGGTCCATTCTGGAATTCGTATCGTCACACGAATGTGCTTCTGCCTTATTCATATGGGATCAATAAAAATCATCCCGGATATGATCGACCCTATGCCTGGGGCGCCGGAAGTCATCATGAAGGCGGTTGTCATATGCTGCTCGGAGATGGCAGTGTCAGATTCTTAAGCGAAAACGTAGACAGAACTGCTGTGATTCGGGCACTCGTCTCCATCAAGGGTGGCGAAGTGATGCCCGAGTTTTAA
- a CDS encoding Gfo/Idh/MocA family protein produces the protein MTKSFKLGFIGGGINSAVGTTHFIASQMDERFKVEAGCFSRNTETNHQTSERWGIAPERRYATFAELLKQEKDQLDAIVVLTPTPDHVIPVTQAIKEGYAVICEKSLVCSSADAVLIQQLQNETNGFLAVTYNYTGYPMLRELKQLVDQNQLGTVKQIHIEMPQEGYARLNQDGNPLAPQQWRLHDAELPTLSLDLGGHVHNIIDFITGEKPLELVAMQSSLGRFRQVVDNTMCIARYTNNIECNIWFSKSALGYRNGLRVRVFGDEGSAEWHQMDPEYLTCNDNRGHKTIMDRASVDVSVAHLPRYNRFKSGHPAGFLEAFSNLYWDIAENLDSYQKTGVQTTSQYVFNTNHALEGLVMFESIAQSSKEHCWVSVNLPGKS, from the coding sequence ATGACTAAATCATTTAAACTTGGTTTTATAGGTGGTGGAATTAATTCAGCCGTTGGCACCACACACTTTATCGCATCTCAAATGGATGAACGCTTTAAAGTTGAGGCGGGTTGCTTCAGTCGGAATACTGAAACGAACCATCAGACATCTGAGCGTTGGGGAATTGCACCTGAAAGACGTTATGCTACATTTGCTGAATTATTAAAACAAGAAAAAGATCAACTCGATGCGATCGTTGTACTGACACCAACCCCCGATCATGTCATCCCAGTTACCCAAGCCATAAAAGAAGGTTATGCTGTCATTTGTGAAAAGTCATTAGTATGTTCGAGTGCTGATGCTGTACTAATCCAACAACTTCAAAATGAGACTAACGGTTTTTTGGCCGTAACATATAACTATACTGGCTACCCAATGTTGAGGGAGCTGAAGCAGTTAGTTGATCAGAATCAATTGGGTACTGTTAAGCAGATTCACATTGAAATGCCTCAGGAAGGATATGCACGGCTTAATCAGGATGGTAATCCACTCGCACCACAGCAATGGCGATTGCACGATGCAGAACTACCAACACTTTCACTCGATCTCGGGGGCCATGTCCACAATATCATCGATTTTATCACCGGAGAGAAACCACTGGAACTTGTAGCAATGCAAAGTAGTCTCGGTCGATTCCGTCAAGTTGTTGATAACACAATGTGCATCGCGCGTTATACAAATAACATTGAGTGTAATATCTGGTTTAGTAAGTCGGCACTTGGCTATCGGAATGGACTTCGTGTGCGGGTCTTTGGTGATGAAGGATCTGCAGAATGGCACCAAATGGATCCAGAATATTTAACTTGTAATGACAATCGAGGACACAAGACCATTATGGATCGCGCCAGTGTCGACGTCAGTGTTGCCCATCTTCCACGGTACAACCGGTTTAAATCTGGACACCCGGCAGGATTTCTGGAAGCATTCAGTAATCTCTATTGGGATATTGCAGAAAATTTGGATTCATATCAAAAAACGGGTGTGCAAACCACATCGCAATATGTTTTTAATACGAATCATGCGCTGGAGGGACTCGTCATGTTCGAATCAATAGCACAATCATCTAAAGAGCATTGTTGGGTATCCGTCAATCTTCCGGGGAAATCATGA
- a CDS encoding peptidase associated/transthyretin-like domain-containing protein, with amino-acid sequence MKRFPFYSRFLILISLFCLLGCSGNEKQLPELAEVTGNVTLDGTPLADAIIDFYPQSSQEKSNSRTSTGVTDQNGKYTLMYDNATPGALLGDHLVRISKTDGGAEVAGPEMLPAKYNEGSTLKATVTKAGPNQIDFELKSK; translated from the coding sequence ATGAAACGTTTTCCTTTTTACTCACGTTTTCTCATCTTGATTTCACTATTCTGTTTACTCGGGTGCTCTGGAAATGAGAAGCAGTTACCGGAACTGGCAGAGGTGACCGGAAATGTGACTCTCGATGGAACCCCCCTGGCAGATGCGATCATTGATTTTTATCCTCAGTCATCGCAGGAAAAATCAAACTCGCGCACTTCGACAGGGGTCACGGACCAGAATGGTAAATATACGTTGATGTATGACAATGCTACCCCCGGAGCCCTGTTGGGTGACCATTTAGTTCGCATTAGTAAAACTGATGGAGGAGCGGAAGTTGCTGGTCCTGAGATGTTACCGGCAAAATACAATGAAGGCTCTACACTGAAGGCAACTGTAACAAAAGCCGGTCCAAATCAAATTGATTTTGAACTGAAAAGTAAGTGA
- a CDS encoding glycosyltransferase family 2 protein encodes MPDLNSIKAPHISVVTPIYGCCEVIKELYQRLASTLLSITESYEIILVNDASPDNAWDVIQELARKDSRVKGINFSRNFGQHHAITAGLHFSKGDWIIVMDSDLQDQPEEIPKLYAKAMEGYDLVIGIRLRRQDTYLKKFFSKIFYRTISYFTDSKIDNRIGNYGVYSRKVIHNICKLKEQNRSLGLFALWVGFRRIEIPIQHARRPYGKSGYNFTRMLNLAISSIIAHSNKLLGLFVKIGFALACFSLIFAAWLVFRYFYWGIPVIGWTSLIVSIYLTAGLIISVIGIVGIYIGKIFDEVKGRPLYIIESTTFEMSPDND; translated from the coding sequence ATGCCTGATTTAAACAGCATAAAAGCACCGCACATTAGTGTTGTAACTCCGATTTATGGATGCTGTGAAGTTATTAAAGAACTTTACCAAAGGCTGGCTAGCACACTACTCTCAATAACTGAGTCTTATGAAATCATCTTAGTAAATGATGCAAGTCCTGATAATGCGTGGGATGTAATACAAGAACTAGCTAGAAAAGATAGTCGCGTTAAAGGAATCAACTTTTCAAGGAATTTTGGACAACACCATGCTATTACCGCTGGACTTCACTTTTCAAAGGGCGATTGGATTATTGTCATGGATAGTGACTTACAGGACCAGCCGGAGGAAATCCCAAAGCTATATGCCAAAGCAATGGAAGGTTATGATTTAGTTATTGGAATCCGGCTTCGGCGGCAGGATACATACTTGAAAAAGTTTTTTTCAAAAATTTTCTACAGAACGATATCGTACTTTACAGATTCAAAAATCGATAATCGAATTGGCAACTATGGTGTTTATTCGAGGAAAGTGATTCATAACATCTGCAAGCTAAAAGAACAAAACCGATCATTAGGCCTGTTTGCCTTATGGGTAGGATTCCGCCGAATTGAAATTCCTATACAACACGCGCGTAGGCCTTATGGTAAGTCGGGTTACAATTTTACTCGAATGCTTAATCTGGCAATCAGTAGCATTATTGCACATTCCAATAAGTTATTGGGACTATTTGTAAAAATCGGATTTGCACTTGCCTGCTTTTCGCTAATTTTTGCTGCATGGCTTGTGTTCCGATACTTCTACTGGGGTATTCCAGTCATTGGCTGGACAAGTTTAATTGTATCTATCTATCTCACAGCTGGTTTAATCATTTCCGTTATTGGCATTGTTGGGATCTATATTGGAAAGATCTTTGATGAAGTAAAAGGAAGACCGCTTTACATTATAGAATCGACCACTTTTGAGATGAGTCCTGACAATGACTAA
- the rffA gene encoding dTDP-4-amino-4,6-dideoxygalactose transaminase gives MNPLIPFNKPYIAGKELYYIAQAVTLGNISGDGEFARRCAAVMEERFGIHKVLLTPSCTAALELSAMLLDLQPGDEVIMPSYTFVSTANAFMRIGAKPVFVDIRPDTLNLDERLVEQAITEKTKAIVPVHYAGVSCEMDLLSTLADKYDLKIIEDAAQGVNARYHDQYLGSIGQLGCYSFHETKNFICGEGGALCLNSEELVERAHILRDKGTNRQAFFQGSVDKYTWCDIGSSFVLSEINCAFLFAQLEMFDEITLKRQQIFDAYYQSLLPLEQNQQLRLPCIPEDSTSNHHMFYILLPNKTIRDGLMKHLKQINISAVFHFVPLHSSPKGRKLGYKAGDLPVSELAGDCLLRLPFYYELTPEEQNCVVNEIQKYLSQNLNQLDPAQPLTSPATQS, from the coding sequence ATGAACCCATTAATTCCGTTCAATAAACCGTATATCGCGGGTAAGGAATTATATTATATCGCGCAGGCCGTAACTCTCGGAAATATCTCTGGTGATGGCGAGTTTGCACGTCGTTGTGCTGCCGTTATGGAAGAACGTTTTGGTATTCATAAGGTGTTGCTCACTCCTTCCTGTACAGCAGCATTGGAACTTTCGGCCATGTTGCTCGACCTGCAGCCGGGCGATGAAGTGATTATGCCATCCTACACCTTTGTGTCGACGGCCAACGCCTTCATGCGAATTGGTGCGAAACCTGTGTTTGTTGACATCAGGCCGGATACACTGAATCTTGACGAAAGACTGGTTGAGCAGGCAATTACTGAAAAGACAAAAGCAATTGTTCCCGTGCATTACGCTGGTGTCAGTTGTGAGATGGATCTGCTCTCTACGCTTGCTGATAAATATGATCTGAAAATCATTGAAGATGCAGCACAGGGCGTCAATGCACGTTACCACGATCAGTATTTAGGATCGATTGGCCAACTGGGCTGTTATAGTTTCCACGAAACCAAAAATTTTATCTGCGGCGAAGGGGGAGCACTCTGCCTGAATTCAGAAGAACTGGTTGAGCGAGCTCATATTCTCAGGGACAAAGGAACAAACCGTCAAGCATTCTTTCAAGGATCAGTTGATAAATATACCTGGTGTGATATTGGTTCTTCATTTGTTCTCAGTGAAATCAATTGTGCCTTCTTATTCGCACAATTGGAAATGTTCGATGAAATCACACTGAAACGTCAACAGATTTTTGATGCGTATTATCAAAGCCTGCTACCATTGGAACAGAACCAGCAGTTACGCTTGCCCTGTATACCCGAAGACAGTACCAGCAACCATCACATGTTTTACATTCTTCTGCCCAACAAGACGATTCGCGATGGGCTGATGAAACATCTGAAACAAATAAACATTAGCGCAGTTTTCCATTTTGTACCGTTACATTCTTCACCGAAGGGAAGGAAATTAGGATACAAAGCCGGTGATCTCCCCGTTTCAGAACTTGCGGGCGACTGCCTCTTAAGACTTCCATTTTATTACGAGCTTACACCAGAAGAACAAAATTGCGTCGTAAATGAAATACAGAAATATCTGTCACAGAATCTCAACCAATTAGATCCTGCACAACCTCTCACGTCCCCGGCAACTCAATCTTAA
- a CDS encoding DUF1592 domain-containing protein has translation MKYGSRFFFIPVLLILAAVSAPAQDSPATIQKRYLTLQAEYQNSQKTILKKYCNQCHSTSEKQGELDLARFHTVNQIRQDIVPWQRVVEMLDDREMPPKDAKLQPTQAERDSLRSWVQSLLDTEAKANAGDPGPVVLRRLNNAEYTYTIQDLTGVPLQPTKEFPVDSAAGEGFTNVGNSLVMSPSLVQKYLEAAKGIAKHAMLLPDGIEFSSQTSRRDWTNEKLAAIRQFYARYTESNGGTAVNLQGIQFKTNGGGRLPLEAYLRVTLLERLTLQSGKKTIAEVAHKYSLNQKYLQTLWNALNDKTPSRVLDRIRTRWKIAKPENAPEITADIAQWQQALWRFTTVGHIGKKNGPTAWQVPVQPVSTRQEFRIKLPESKEKKNLTLYLVSSTAGDGNRDDYAVWENARFVAPGQPDLPLRDIRKVVSVLSANRDRILENATASLNAAVEAGETANERQLELLARKYGIDRVVLGAWFSYLGMHQQEASIDSYITRKMEQAQNYDFIKGWVGDNALSVVANSSDQSVRIPGEVQPHSIAVHPTPELRVVAGWKSPVTDTVKVAGHVKRAHIGCGNGVTWRLILHRGGTRQLLASGTADSAKAAVLGPFEKLVVRQGDLLSLSIGPRDGNHSCDLTAIDLTISSESNQKGKWNLAQDVSSNILDGNPHADQQGNQAVWHFYGELDDSKSEATIPAGSLLARWQVAPNVEMKKQLAEQLQSLISNGLGGLLPDSPDAKLYQQMTSLNGPFFAAVRKQLLTDSKTVPDSDSSSQYGLDPVLFGKHPMGATIPSTDICVQAPRVLELIVPADLVDGYEFVVTGRLHAKTSPQGTVQLKVLQEKPQQLTDLTAGSFKRNGRKSTWSDGESAVVPVSPILVSENSEIKQEVLAQFEEFRQLFPAALCYTKIVPVDEVVTLILFYREDDHLQRLMLNESEIAELNKLWNDLHYVSRSPLIQVDAYEQLWQFATQDADPSAFTPMREGIMQRANEFKSLQLKTEPVHVKAVFDFAEQAWRRCLLSAEREQLSSLYTQFREQDLSHEEAVHMLLARVLVSPAFLYRSEQVSQGTKPTPISDWELASRLSYFLWSSLPDSELRSLASQNKLHQPEVLKAQINRMLRDPKMRRMAIEFGCQWLHVRDFDQFNEKSQRHFPKFPELRSDMYEEVIRFFTDLFQQDRSVVGILDADYTFVNGPLAEFYGLPGKRRKKEWERIEGVKKQSRGGILAMAATLSKQSGASRTSPILRGNWVSEFLLGEKLPRPPKDVPVLPEEVPKSLTERQLIEQHSSNPGCAKCHQRIDAFGFTLEQFDSIGRLRSKDSSGHEIDVSAVLPDGTRVSGLEGLRHYLLNDRRDDFLRAFHRRLLGYALGRSVQLSDEPLLNEMLQKMTQDEYRISTAIQTIVLSPQFRMIRGADYKYLSSVSEND, from the coding sequence ATGAAATATGGTTCACGATTTTTTTTCATCCCCGTATTACTAATTTTAGCTGCCGTTTCTGCACCCGCTCAGGACTCTCCTGCAACCATTCAGAAACGTTACCTGACTTTGCAGGCTGAGTATCAAAACAGCCAAAAAACAATCCTGAAAAAATACTGTAATCAATGTCACAGCACATCTGAAAAGCAGGGAGAGTTGGATCTGGCTCGATTTCATACAGTGAATCAGATCCGTCAGGATATCGTTCCCTGGCAGCGTGTGGTAGAGATGCTGGATGATCGTGAAATGCCCCCGAAGGATGCAAAATTGCAACCAACGCAGGCAGAGCGAGACTCTTTGCGCAGTTGGGTACAGTCCCTGCTAGATACGGAAGCCAAAGCAAACGCCGGGGATCCGGGGCCCGTTGTGTTACGGCGGTTAAATAATGCCGAATATACCTACACGATTCAGGATTTAACTGGTGTTCCTCTGCAACCGACAAAAGAATTTCCAGTGGACAGTGCCGCTGGCGAGGGCTTTACAAATGTGGGAAATTCTTTAGTAATGTCGCCGTCATTAGTTCAGAAATACCTTGAAGCAGCAAAAGGGATTGCCAAACACGCAATGCTTCTGCCAGATGGCATTGAGTTTTCCAGTCAGACTTCCCGTCGTGACTGGACGAACGAGAAGCTGGCAGCGATTCGTCAATTCTATGCGCGCTATACGGAAAGTAATGGTGGCACTGCGGTCAATTTGCAGGGAATCCAATTCAAAACAAATGGTGGCGGTCGTCTGCCACTCGAAGCATATTTACGAGTGACTTTGTTGGAGCGTTTAACACTGCAGTCAGGAAAGAAAACGATTGCAGAAGTCGCTCACAAGTATTCTTTAAATCAAAAATATTTACAGACGCTCTGGAATGCACTTAATGATAAAACTCCTTCACGCGTACTTGATCGGATTCGAACCAGGTGGAAAATCGCCAAGCCGGAAAACGCACCAGAAATTACAGCTGACATTGCCCAGTGGCAGCAGGCACTCTGGCGATTTACTACGGTAGGCCATATTGGTAAGAAAAATGGTCCGACTGCCTGGCAGGTTCCCGTACAGCCGGTTTCCACGCGGCAGGAGTTTCGAATTAAGCTACCCGAAAGTAAAGAGAAGAAAAATCTTACTTTATACCTTGTATCGTCCACTGCCGGGGATGGAAACAGAGACGATTATGCTGTCTGGGAAAATGCACGATTTGTTGCGCCCGGTCAACCTGATCTGCCTCTGCGCGATATCAGAAAAGTGGTTTCTGTACTCTCAGCTAACCGCGACAGGATTCTGGAAAATGCGACTGCAAGTCTGAATGCTGCTGTTGAAGCAGGCGAGACTGCGAATGAACGTCAACTTGAGCTCCTGGCACGGAAATATGGAATTGATCGCGTTGTCCTGGGGGCCTGGTTCTCGTATCTAGGAATGCATCAACAGGAAGCCTCTATTGACTCCTATATCACCAGAAAGATGGAGCAGGCCCAAAACTACGATTTCATCAAAGGCTGGGTTGGCGATAACGCTTTGAGCGTTGTTGCCAACTCTTCCGATCAGAGCGTCCGTATTCCAGGAGAAGTTCAGCCGCACAGTATTGCCGTTCACCCGACACCTGAATTGCGTGTAGTGGCAGGCTGGAAAAGCCCTGTCACAGATACCGTTAAGGTGGCAGGGCATGTGAAACGGGCGCATATTGGGTGTGGAAATGGTGTGACATGGCGCCTGATATTGCATCGTGGTGGAACAAGACAGTTGCTTGCATCTGGAACTGCTGATTCAGCGAAAGCAGCAGTGCTGGGGCCGTTTGAAAAGCTGGTTGTACGACAGGGAGATCTGCTTTCGCTTAGCATTGGGCCGCGCGATGGAAATCATTCCTGTGATTTAACAGCCATAGATTTAACAATTAGTTCTGAGAGCAATCAAAAAGGAAAATGGAATCTGGCTCAGGACGTGTCTTCAAATATTCTTGACGGCAATCCTCATGCTGATCAGCAGGGAAATCAGGCTGTCTGGCATTTTTATGGTGAACTCGATGATAGTAAATCGGAAGCCACGATTCCTGCAGGTTCTTTGCTGGCCCGATGGCAGGTTGCGCCCAATGTTGAAATGAAGAAACAACTGGCTGAGCAATTGCAGTCGCTTATCTCAAACGGCCTGGGAGGTTTACTTCCTGATTCACCCGATGCCAAACTCTACCAGCAGATGACATCATTAAACGGACCGTTTTTTGCAGCGGTTCGAAAACAGCTGCTGACAGATTCGAAAACAGTTCCCGATTCCGATTCAAGTTCTCAATATGGGTTGGACCCGGTTCTGTTTGGGAAACATCCGATGGGAGCAACAATCCCGTCTACTGATATCTGTGTGCAGGCACCCAGGGTTTTGGAACTGATTGTTCCCGCTGATCTGGTAGATGGCTACGAATTTGTTGTTACGGGTAGGCTTCATGCGAAAACCAGTCCCCAAGGCACGGTGCAGCTCAAAGTATTGCAAGAAAAGCCACAACAGCTGACAGATCTGACTGCAGGTTCGTTTAAACGGAACGGTCGCAAGTCAACCTGGTCCGATGGTGAGAGTGCTGTCGTCCCTGTTTCACCAATCCTTGTTTCGGAAAACAGTGAAATCAAACAAGAGGTATTGGCACAGTTCGAGGAATTTCGTCAGCTGTTTCCGGCAGCGTTGTGCTACACAAAGATAGTACCCGTTGATGAAGTAGTGACACTGATTTTATTTTATCGAGAGGATGATCATTTACAGCGACTGATGTTGAATGAATCCGAGATTGCCGAGCTGAATAAGCTGTGGAATGATCTCCATTATGTCAGTCGCTCCCCGCTGATTCAGGTGGATGCCTATGAACAATTGTGGCAGTTTGCAACGCAGGATGCAGACCCGAGTGCATTTACTCCGATGCGTGAAGGGATTATGCAGCGTGCAAACGAGTTCAAATCGCTTCAGTTAAAAACGGAACCCGTGCACGTGAAAGCAGTGTTCGATTTTGCTGAGCAGGCTTGGAGACGCTGTTTGCTTTCCGCGGAACGGGAACAATTATCCTCGCTTTACACTCAATTTCGGGAGCAGGATCTGTCGCACGAAGAAGCGGTGCACATGCTGCTGGCACGCGTACTGGTTTCACCAGCATTTCTTTATCGCAGTGAACAGGTTTCGCAGGGTACGAAGCCAACACCGATCAGCGACTGGGAACTGGCATCGCGATTGAGCTATTTTCTCTGGTCATCGCTACCCGATTCGGAACTGCGGAGTCTCGCTTCTCAGAATAAGCTTCATCAACCTGAAGTACTAAAGGCCCAGATTAATCGAATGTTGCGAGATCCGAAGATGCGCCGCATGGCGATTGAATTTGGGTGTCAGTGGTTACACGTTCGAGACTTTGATCAGTTCAACGAAAAAAGTCAGCGGCATTTTCCAAAATTTCCTGAGTTGCGAAGTGATATGTACGAGGAAGTAATTCGCTTCTTTACCGATCTGTTTCAGCAGGATCGTTCAGTTGTGGGAATTCTGGATGCCGATTACACCTTTGTGAATGGTCCCCTGGCTGAGTTCTATGGTCTGCCTGGCAAGAGGCGGAAAAAGGAATGGGAGCGAATCGAAGGAGTGAAGAAACAGTCGCGTGGTGGGATTCTTGCGATGGCAGCGACACTTTCAAAACAATCAGGCGCCTCGCGGACCAGTCCGATTTTACGCGGAAATTGGGTTTCTGAGTTCCTATTGGGGGAGAAACTCCCACGACCTCCCAAGGATGTTCCAGTACTTCCTGAGGAAGTTCCCAAGAGTCTGACGGAACGGCAGCTGATTGAGCAGCATAGTTCGAATCCTGGTTGTGCGAAGTGTCATCAACGGATTGATGCCTTCGGATTTACTTTGGAGCAATTTGACAGTATTGGCCGACTGAGAAGCAAAGATTCCAGCGGTCATGAAATTGATGTTTCTGCAGTACTTCCTGATGGTACCAGGGTCAGTGGTCTCGAAGGGTTACGTCATTACCTGTTGAATGATCGGCGTGATGATTTTCTGAGAGCATTTCATCGCCGTCTTCTGGGGTATGCTCTGGGGCGGTCAGTCCAATTGTCAGATGAGCCGCTGCTGAATGAGATGTTACAAAAAATGACTCAAGATGAGTATCGGATTTCGACAGCAATCCAGACAATTGTCTTGAGCCCACAGTTTCGTATGATTCGTGGGGCAGATTACAAATACCTGAGCAGTGTTTCTGAAAATGACTAG